Proteins from a single region of Lysinibacillus sp. JNUCC-52:
- the pstC gene encoding phosphate ABC transporter permease subunit PstC, with the protein MVSHKENKTSSVQQLIANSRNQKTKKIVEKAMPALLFSAALISILTTFGIVFTLIFETFEFFKRVSITDFLFGTQWLPFSGKEPLFGILPLIAGTLKVTFIAVAVAVPFGIASAIYLSEYASEKIRRTVKPILEVLAGVPTIVYGFFALTFVTPLLQEIIPQLKLFNALSPGIVVGIMILPMITSLSEDAMSSVPNSMREGALALGATKFEVAIKVVLPAALSGIIASVVLAISRAIGETMIVSLAGGSTPKFNLDVTDSIQTMTAYIVQVSTGDAGYGTTIYYSIYSVGFTLFIFTLMMNLLAHYISKRFREVY; encoded by the coding sequence ATGGTTTCTCATAAAGAAAATAAGACATCATCTGTGCAACAATTAATTGCAAATTCGCGCAATCAAAAAACTAAGAAAATAGTGGAAAAAGCCATGCCAGCTTTATTATTTTCTGCAGCGCTTATCTCGATTTTGACGACATTTGGCATTGTTTTCACCCTTATTTTTGAAACGTTTGAGTTCTTTAAACGTGTTTCGATTACGGATTTTCTATTTGGTACACAGTGGCTACCGTTTTCTGGGAAGGAGCCTTTATTTGGGATATTACCACTTATCGCAGGGACACTGAAAGTTACATTCATTGCAGTTGCCGTAGCTGTACCATTTGGGATTGCTTCAGCAATATATTTGAGTGAATATGCAAGCGAAAAAATAAGACGTACGGTTAAACCGATATTAGAAGTGCTAGCAGGTGTGCCAACAATTGTCTATGGTTTCTTTGCATTGACGTTTGTCACGCCTTTGCTACAAGAAATCATCCCGCAACTTAAGCTGTTTAATGCACTTAGTCCAGGGATTGTAGTGGGCATAATGATTTTGCCAATGATTACTTCACTATCTGAGGATGCGATGTCATCTGTACCTAACAGTATGCGTGAAGGGGCTTTAGCCCTAGGTGCAACGAAGTTTGAAGTTGCTATAAAAGTAGTGTTACCAGCAGCTTTATCGGGGATTATAGCATCAGTAGTACTCGCTATTTCCCGGGCAATAGGGGAGACGATGATTGTATCACTTGCTGGTGGATCAACTCCGAAATTTAATCTTGATGTTACAGATTCCATCCAAACAATGACAGCCTATATTGTACAAGTATCAACAGGTGATGCAGGCTATGGCACGACAATTTATTACTCGATTTATTCAGTTGGATTCACTTTATTTATCTTTACTTTAATGATGAATCTACTTGCTCATTATATTTCGAAACGCTTCAGGGAGGTTTACTAG
- the pstA gene encoding phosphate ABC transporter permease PstA — protein sequence MRYIDDTVVKKRMTKRITFNKVWKFLFFLATTFALVMLAILLYRIVTQGIGYLNFDFLTNFASRFANKAGIKAALVGSLWLMAVVAPVSIILGVGTAIYLEEYAKKNKLNDFIRMNISNLAGVPSIVFGLLGLTIFVRMMGLGKSILAAGLTMSLLILPVIIVAAQEAIRAVPNEQREASYGMGATKWQTILRVVLPAAIPGILTGSILALSRAIGETAPLVVIGIPVILQFLPNDLLSQFTALPMQIYDWAKRPQEAFQYVAAAGILVLMIMLLLMNSIAIFIRNKFQKRY from the coding sequence ATGCGCTATATCGATGATACAGTCGTCAAGAAACGTATGACAAAGCGTATTACATTCAATAAAGTGTGGAAGTTCTTATTTTTCTTGGCAACTACATTTGCTCTTGTGATGCTAGCTATTTTGCTCTACCGTATAGTGACGCAAGGAATAGGCTATTTAAACTTTGATTTTTTAACAAACTTTGCTTCTCGTTTCGCGAATAAGGCGGGCATTAAAGCAGCATTAGTTGGCTCGCTCTGGTTGATGGCGGTTGTAGCTCCAGTATCAATCATTCTAGGTGTAGGAACAGCAATTTATTTAGAAGAATATGCAAAGAAAAATAAACTAAACGATTTTATTCGTATGAATATCTCAAACTTAGCAGGTGTACCTTCCATTGTTTTTGGTTTACTTGGCTTAACAATTTTTGTTCGTATGATGGGACTTGGAAAAAGTATTTTAGCTGCAGGTTTAACAATGAGTTTGTTAATTTTACCTGTAATTATCGTGGCAGCACAGGAAGCAATTCGTGCAGTACCGAATGAACAACGAGAAGCATCTTACGGTATGGGTGCGACAAAATGGCAAACAATTTTACGTGTCGTATTGCCAGCAGCTATACCAGGAATTTTAACAGGTAGTATTTTAGCGTTATCTCGTGCGATTGGTGAAACAGCTCCATTAGTAGTAATTGGGATTCCTGTAATTCTACAGTTTTTACCTAATGATCTATTAAGTCAGTTTACTGCATTACCAATGCAAATTTACGATTGGGCAAAACGTCCGCAAGAGGCATTTCAATATGTAGCAGCAGCGGGAATTTTAGTGCTGATGATTATGCTGTTATTAATGAATTCCATTGCCATCTTTATTCGAAATAAATTCCAAAAACGTTATTAA
- the pstB gene encoding phosphate ABC transporter ATP-binding protein PstB, whose product MILDYKEEKTVVKSININVKPSAEVAKKVVYDTHNLNLWYGDHHGLKDINLSIYENEVTAIIGPSGCGKSTYLKTLNRMVELVPSVRTSGEILYRERNILDKSYTVEELRTRVGMVFQKPNPFPKSIYDNIAYGPRIHGIKNKKILDEIVEKSLRGAAIWDEVKDRLNQNAYGLSGGQQQRICIARCLAIEPDVILMDEPTSALDPISTLKVEELVQELKKDYSIIIVTHNMQQAARISDRTAFFLSGEVIEYDKTDVIFQTPADQRTEDYISGRFG is encoded by the coding sequence ATGATACTAGATTATAAAGAGGAAAAAACAGTTGTTAAATCGATTAATATAAATGTAAAGCCTAGCGCTGAAGTTGCGAAAAAAGTAGTTTATGATACGCATAACTTAAATTTATGGTACGGAGATCATCATGGTTTAAAAGATATCAATTTAAGTATTTATGAAAATGAGGTAACAGCAATTATTGGCCCATCAGGTTGCGGGAAGTCAACTTATTTAAAAACGTTGAATAGAATGGTAGAGCTTGTACCATCTGTCCGTACTTCTGGCGAAATTTTGTATCGTGAGCGAAATATTTTAGATAAAAGCTATACGGTAGAGGAATTGCGTACTCGCGTAGGAATGGTTTTCCAAAAGCCTAACCCCTTCCCAAAATCGATCTATGATAATATTGCTTATGGCCCTCGTATCCATGGTATAAAAAACAAAAAGATACTTGATGAAATTGTTGAGAAGTCTTTGCGTGGTGCAGCGATTTGGGATGAAGTAAAAGATCGTTTAAATCAAAATGCCTACGGTTTATCAGGTGGACAGCAACAGCGTATTTGTATCGCGCGCTGTTTAGCGATAGAGCCAGATGTTATTTTAATGGATGAGCCGACATCTGCACTTGATCCGATTTCTACATTAAAGGTAGAAGAGCTTGTTCAAGAGCTTAAAAAAGATTATTCAATCATTATCGTTACCCATAACATGCAACAAGCGGCTCGGATTTCAGACCGTACAGCATTTTTCCTTAGCGGCGAAGTCATTGAATATGACAAAACAGATGTCATTTTCCAAACACCAGCTGATCAACGTACAGAAGATTATATTTCAGGACGCTTCGGCTAA
- the phoU gene encoding phosphate signaling complex protein PhoU yields MAVRERFEQELKEIQEQFVEIATSSINALKTSFEALQEQNLEKSLKILEDDLIINRLEEEINDRVILMIAKQQPVATDLRRLMVLVKAASDMERVGDYAVNIAKETIRIGKEPLVFPTTNLQTMCNKTVEMLESIIIAFKDEDTVRAKEIAELDDYVDDLYGATVTLLLRAGAENPAHISQITHLTFVCRYLERSADHATNIAEHLFYLIKGKHYELNN; encoded by the coding sequence ATGGCAGTACGTGAACGCTTTGAGCAAGAGCTTAAAGAAATACAAGAACAATTTGTAGAAATTGCAACAAGTAGTATTAATGCGTTAAAAACTTCATTTGAAGCATTACAAGAGCAAAATTTAGAGAAATCGTTAAAAATTTTAGAAGATGATTTAATTATTAATCGTCTAGAAGAAGAAATTAATGATCGAGTTATTTTGATGATTGCTAAGCAACAGCCCGTTGCGACAGATTTACGTCGTCTTATGGTGCTTGTAAAAGCGGCATCAGATATGGAAAGAGTGGGCGATTATGCGGTAAATATCGCTAAAGAGACAATACGTATTGGCAAGGAGCCACTAGTCTTTCCAACAACCAATTTACAAACAATGTGTAATAAAACAGTAGAAATGCTAGAGAGTATTATTATAGCATTTAAGGACGAAGATACAGTTCGAGCAAAAGAAATTGCTGAGTTGGACGATTACGTAGATGATCTATACGGAGCGACCGTTACATTATTGCTTCGTGCAGGAGCAGAAAACCCAGCGCATATTTCGCAAATAACACATTTAACGTTTGTTTGTCGCTATCTTGAACGCTCAGCAGATCATGCAACCAATATTGCTGAACATTTATTTTACTTAATTAAAGGTAAACATTATGAATTGAATAATTAA
- a CDS encoding mechanosensitive ion channel family protein yields the protein MDSMKWLLPNLTAPTWMDITIAVAFCVFGWLFQHFVLKKIITSSVSFLKKRQRNFQATVLSQFNNAIRYAFMSAVVVLSLSNLLKIFLFTHFATKNFVLSIMVFFAFKGVYDVLHYYTKQPLQLNNDEEQNVLLPFFLRIGKVLVMILAMFTIASFWDFNINGFLTGIGLTGVAIAFGIRDTLAHVFGGMSVALDNPFQIGDWIATEDQKIEGTIEDINLRSTLIQTGDKGLVYVPNSYLVNRPIYNLSKREKRKCELFLYVAAENEEEQLRSALSTIHQQIYLHANTEKEMIHVYIDEFHQTSYRVLVRFFVATNDTAVMLSVRQDVLFAIRQVVSEYDIVLAEETDDNC from the coding sequence ATGGATTCAATGAAATGGTTATTACCGAACTTGACTGCGCCAACATGGATGGACATTACAATTGCAGTTGCGTTTTGTGTGTTTGGTTGGTTATTCCAGCATTTTGTACTGAAGAAGATAATTACGAGTAGTGTATCGTTTTTAAAAAAGAGACAACGTAATTTTCAAGCGACTGTGCTTTCACAATTTAATAACGCAATCCGCTATGCGTTTATGTCTGCAGTAGTTGTCCTTAGTTTATCAAATTTACTCAAAATATTTTTATTTACACATTTTGCAACAAAAAATTTCGTATTATCAATCATGGTGTTTTTTGCATTTAAAGGCGTATACGATGTCCTTCATTATTATACGAAGCAACCACTGCAGTTAAATAACGATGAAGAGCAAAATGTTCTTCTGCCTTTTTTCCTTCGTATCGGTAAAGTGCTCGTCATGATATTGGCCATGTTTACTATTGCTTCATTTTGGGACTTTAATATTAATGGCTTCTTAACAGGGATTGGCCTAACAGGAGTAGCAATTGCTTTTGGTATACGTGATACGTTGGCACATGTCTTTGGTGGGATGTCAGTGGCACTCGACAATCCTTTCCAAATTGGCGACTGGATTGCGACAGAGGATCAAAAAATAGAAGGCACAATTGAAGATATAAACCTTCGCAGTACGCTTATTCAAACAGGCGATAAAGGGCTTGTATATGTTCCAAACTCTTATTTAGTGAATCGTCCAATTTATAATTTATCGAAACGAGAAAAACGAAAATGTGAACTGTTTTTATATGTTGCGGCAGAAAATGAAGAGGAACAATTGCGCAGTGCATTAAGTACAATTCATCAGCAAATTTATTTGCATGCAAATACTGAAAAAGAAATGATTCATGTTTATATTGATGAGTTTCACCAAACATCATATCGTGTTCTTGTTCGCTTCTTTGTTGCAACAAATGATACGGCAGTTATGCTAAGTGTCCGACAGGATGTTTTATTTGCTATCCGTCAGGTTGTAAGTGAGTATGACATTGTTCTTGCTGAGGAAACCGACGATAATTGTTGA
- the trpE gene encoding anthranilate synthase component I yields the protein MTVELSRFAMKVLQGDMMTPISVYQALTGKHKMLFESSAKHEESGRYSFIAVNPIAELIGDQNGYQYSKGGEIDQSSDNVLKKLKEVMPFHQADYPFAFFGGAIGYFGYETAFYAEKIGTYLHDNLDMPDVHVFFYDTFIVFDHLKQEITLAAIDLFNEGRSLVTMEAELAEMENQLCAGTTFGFMEVDPLDFQPMIPKEVFIAIVERAKQHIVRGDIFQIVLSQRFSSPFAGNPFALYRQLRTSNPSPYMFYMDFEAYTILGTSPESLVKVKNRKVTTNPIAGTKPRGTTQQQDEAIAKSLLTDEKEIAEHRMLVDLGRNDIGRISKVGTVKVSKYMNIERYKHVMHIVSEVVGELRDEVHVLDVLSACLPAGTVSGAPKIRAMQLINEMEPVKRGVYAGAVGYISATGDMDLALAIRTMVIKDGHAHVQAGAGVVYDSVPLSEYEETLNKARALLEVKK from the coding sequence ATGACAGTTGAGCTTAGCAGATTTGCCATGAAAGTATTACAAGGGGACATGATGACGCCCATATCAGTTTATCAAGCCCTTACAGGAAAGCATAAAATGTTATTTGAATCTTCAGCGAAGCATGAGGAAAGTGGCCGTTATTCCTTTATTGCTGTTAACCCAATAGCTGAATTAATTGGGGATCAAAATGGGTATCAATATTCAAAGGGTGGGGAGATTGATCAGTCTAGCGATAATGTGTTGAAAAAATTAAAAGAAGTTATGCCATTCCATCAAGCGGACTATCCATTTGCCTTTTTCGGGGGCGCAATTGGTTATTTTGGTTATGAGACTGCCTTTTATGCAGAGAAAATTGGAACGTATTTACATGATAATTTAGATATGCCAGACGTCCATGTTTTTTTCTATGATACATTTATTGTTTTCGATCATTTAAAACAAGAGATTACATTAGCAGCGATTGATTTATTTAATGAAGGACGTTCACTTGTCACGATGGAAGCTGAACTTGCTGAAATGGAAAATCAACTATGCGCAGGTACTACGTTCGGTTTCATGGAGGTAGATCCATTAGATTTCCAGCCGATGATACCGAAGGAAGTGTTTATTGCAATTGTGGAGCGCGCGAAACAGCATATTGTAAGGGGCGATATTTTTCAAATTGTCTTATCGCAACGTTTTTCTTCCCCGTTTGCAGGCAACCCATTTGCTTTGTATCGTCAGTTAAGAACATCCAATCCATCGCCATATATGTTTTATATGGATTTTGAGGCTTACACTATTTTAGGTACGTCACCAGAGAGTCTTGTAAAGGTTAAAAATCGGAAAGTCACTACTAATCCAATTGCAGGAACAAAGCCCCGTGGTACAACGCAACAGCAGGATGAGGCAATTGCCAAAAGCTTATTAACGGATGAGAAAGAAATTGCTGAGCATCGAATGTTAGTTGATTTAGGGCGGAATGATATTGGGCGAATTTCCAAGGTTGGCACAGTAAAGGTTTCTAAATATATGAACATTGAACGTTATAAGCATGTTATGCATATCGTTTCAGAGGTAGTAGGGGAGCTTCGTGATGAGGTACATGTATTAGACGTCCTCAGTGCATGTTTGCCAGCGGGGACAGTATCTGGAGCACCAAAAATTCGAGCGATGCAGCTAATTAATGAGATGGAACCAGTAAAGCGAGGTGTGTACGCTGGTGCAGTCGGCTATATTTCAGCTACGGGAGATATGGACTTAGCGCTAGCGATTCGTACAATGGTTATAAAGGATGGGCATGCGCATGTGCAGGCAGGTGCAGGGGTCGTTTATGATTCAGTCCCATTATCAGAATATGAAGAAACACTTAATAAAGCTCGTGCGCTACTGGAGGTAAAAAAATGA
- a CDS encoding anthranilate synthase component II, translating to MILLIDNYDSFTYNLFQQISMLGKEVRVVRNDDITIEEIKDMNPEAIILSPGPGTPNEAGMTVQIVQELYKKYPILGICLGHQSIGQAFGGSVELAKNIMHGKLSALSYEQTGVFAQLEGEVEVMRYHSLIIEPTTLHEDFIITATSKDDGEIMAIQHKHHPLVGLQFHPESIGTKAGNNIVQAFLNLYSACH from the coding sequence ATGATTTTATTAATCGATAATTACGATTCGTTCACATATAATTTATTTCAGCAAATTAGTATGTTAGGTAAGGAAGTAAGAGTAGTACGGAATGATGACATAACAATTGAAGAAATAAAAGATATGAATCCAGAAGCGATTATTTTATCCCCAGGCCCGGGGACACCGAATGAAGCAGGAATGACAGTGCAAATTGTTCAGGAACTATATAAAAAGTACCCTATTTTAGGGATTTGCTTAGGGCATCAGTCGATAGGGCAAGCATTTGGGGGCTCCGTCGAACTAGCGAAAAATATTATGCACGGTAAACTATCAGCATTAAGCTACGAACAAACAGGCGTATTCGCACAATTAGAAGGTGAAGTGGAAGTGATGCGATACCATTCACTAATTATAGAACCAACTACATTACACGAGGATTTCATTATTACTGCAACTTCTAAAGATGACGGGGAAATAATGGCGATTCAACATAAGCACCACCCACTAGTCGGATTGCAATTCCATCCCGAGTCTATAGGCACTAAAGCAGGTAACAATATCGTGCAAGCCTTTCTAAATCTTTATAGTGCCTGTCACTAA
- the rpmG gene encoding 50S ribosomal protein L33 has translation MRVNITLACTDCGERNYISKKNKRNNPERLELKKYCSREKKYTLHRETK, from the coding sequence ATGCGCGTAAACATTACTTTAGCTTGCACAGATTGCGGCGAACGTAACTACATTTCTAAAAAGAACAAGCGTAACAATCCAGAGCGTCTTGAACTTAAAAAATATTGCTCTCGCGAGAAGAAATACACTCTTCACCGTGAAACGAAGTAA
- a CDS encoding 5-formyltetrahydrofolate cyclo-ligase, whose protein sequence is MDKTTLRNEVREALANMSATTYRDQSFAVAKKVLQEPYIIEANTIGITISNKPELDTIHLIEALWQLGKKVAVPKCNAKTREMSFYAIESFAQLETVYMHLREPIPTECEFVDANEMDIILVPGVVFDIKGYRIGYGGGYYDRYVLNYKKGKLMSLLFDEQLYEQVPIENHDCPVDFIFTPTKRIDCGAQRGAK, encoded by the coding sequence GTGGATAAAACAACGTTACGAAACGAAGTACGTGAAGCGCTTGCGAATATGAGTGCAACAACGTATCGTGATCAGTCATTTGCTGTAGCAAAAAAAGTGCTACAGGAACCATATATAATAGAAGCAAATACGATTGGTATCACTATTTCCAATAAGCCAGAACTAGACACAATTCATTTAATTGAAGCACTTTGGCAATTAGGTAAAAAGGTGGCTGTTCCTAAATGTAACGCAAAAACGAGAGAAATGTCATTTTATGCCATAGAATCGTTTGCACAGCTCGAAACTGTTTATATGCATTTGCGTGAACCAATTCCAACAGAGTGTGAGTTCGTTGACGCAAATGAAATGGATATCATACTCGTTCCAGGTGTTGTTTTTGATATAAAAGGTTACCGAATTGGTTACGGTGGTGGTTATTACGATCGCTATGTATTAAACTATAAAAAAGGTAAATTGATGTCTCTACTTTTTGATGAGCAACTTTATGAACAAGTGCCTATAGAGAATCATGATTGCCCAGTGGATTTTATTTTCACACCGACAAAACGTATTGATTGTGGAGCGCAACGAGGAGCGAAGTAA
- a CDS encoding YqgQ family protein — MDKMLDIYELLKTYGTYIYTRDPIGDLMLMEDEIRELYKANVLDIKDYQMALLLIRQEVTRLRVEQNKQ; from the coding sequence ATGGATAAAATGTTAGATATTTATGAGTTATTAAAGACATATGGTACTTATATTTATACACGGGATCCAATTGGCGATTTGATGTTAATGGAGGATGAAATTCGTGAGCTGTATAAGGCGAATGTTCTGGACATTAAAGATTACCAAATGGCTTTATTGTTAATTCGACAAGAAGTGACAAGACTTCGGGTTGAACAAAATAAACAATAA
- a CDS encoding LTA synthase family protein: MKLTKWPKHSFMILAIVATWIKTVIVYHTSFELKLENAMQQFILFINPLSFVLFIYGLSLFFKTPKIRNRYIITISVLLSIVLYGNVAFYRFYNDFITLPVLFQTSNFSDLGTSAAAIINPWDLLYFADVFILIIANKYLPRMKEAVKVNVEFRRAFFVLAIAMTFLNLGLAETERPQLLTRSFDRELLVKNIGTYNYHLYDIYIQSKSSAQRALADGSELVEVNNYIRSNQAASDENKFGKYKDRNLIVVSLESLQNFVINNDMDGHEITPFLNSLTKDSDTYYFNNFYHQTGLGKTSDSEFILENSLFGLGRGAVFFTHGGNTYNSMAERLGENGYFTNVMHPNNKSFWNRDMMYQSLKINKFYDVDSYTVEEGQAVNWGMKDIPFMEQSAALMKNMPQPFYSRLITLTNHYPFTLDPEDVMIPEYTSNSGTLNRYFQTVRYMDEALKDFFQDLKDQGVYDNSIIVMYGDHYGISENHNKAMAQYLGKDGITPYDNALLQEVPLFIHIPGDGEGKEMEEVSGQIDLRPTILHLLGIETSKDMQLGADLFSPEHEDFVIFRDGRFITDKYVYAGEACYDKATGEQIDVAPCQPYADRATTELENSDAIINGDLLRFYDEKTGNLKQNAVK; this comes from the coding sequence ATGAAATTAACAAAGTGGCCTAAACATTCATTTATGATACTAGCAATCGTAGCAACTTGGATAAAAACGGTCATTGTTTACCACACAAGCTTTGAGTTGAAGTTAGAAAATGCGATGCAACAATTCATATTGTTTATCAATCCATTAAGTTTTGTACTGTTTATTTATGGATTATCATTATTCTTTAAAACACCTAAAATACGGAATCGTTATATAATTACTATTAGTGTCTTATTATCAATTGTTTTATATGGAAATGTTGCGTTCTATCGATTCTACAATGACTTTATTACATTGCCAGTATTATTCCAAACAAGTAACTTTAGTGATTTAGGAACTTCAGCTGCAGCTATTATCAACCCTTGGGATCTTTTATATTTTGCGGATGTATTTATATTAATTATTGCAAATAAATATTTACCAAGAATGAAAGAAGCAGTAAAAGTAAACGTTGAATTCCGACGTGCATTTTTCGTTTTAGCAATTGCAATGACATTTTTAAACTTAGGTTTAGCAGAAACTGAGCGTCCTCAATTGTTAACACGAAGCTTTGACCGTGAACTTCTTGTAAAAAATATTGGTACGTACAACTATCATTTATATGATATTTATATTCAGTCTAAATCATCTGCACAACGCGCATTAGCGGATGGCAGTGAATTAGTAGAAGTGAACAACTACATTCGTTCTAACCAAGCGGCAAGCGACGAAAATAAGTTTGGCAAATACAAAGATCGTAACTTAATTGTTGTTTCACTTGAATCATTACAAAACTTTGTAATTAATAATGACATGGACGGACACGAAATCACGCCGTTCTTAAATTCTTTAACAAAAGATTCAGATACGTATTATTTCAATAATTTCTACCATCAAACAGGTTTAGGAAAAACATCTGACTCAGAGTTTATTTTAGAAAACTCATTATTCGGTCTTGGTCGTGGTGCAGTATTCTTTACACATGGTGGTAATACGTACAATTCCATGGCAGAGCGCCTTGGGGAAAATGGATACTTTACAAACGTTATGCACCCGAACAATAAATCGTTCTGGAATCGTGACATGATGTATCAATCTTTAAAAATTAATAAATTCTATGATGTAGATTCATATACAGTAGAAGAAGGGCAAGCTGTCAACTGGGGAATGAAGGACATTCCATTCATGGAGCAATCTGCGGCGTTGATGAAAAACATGCCACAACCATTCTACTCTCGTTTGATAACATTAACGAACCACTATCCATTCACTTTGGACCCAGAAGACGTAATGATTCCTGAATACACATCAAACTCAGGCACATTAAATCGTTACTTCCAAACAGTTCGTTATATGGATGAAGCTTTAAAAGACTTCTTCCAAGATTTAAAAGATCAAGGTGTTTACGATAATTCAATTATCGTTATGTACGGTGACCATTACGGTATTTCTGAAAATCATAATAAAGCAATGGCACAATATTTAGGTAAAGATGGCATAACACCATATGATAATGCATTGTTACAAGAAGTACCTTTATTCATCCACATCCCTGGAGATGGGGAAGGAAAAGAAATGGAAGAGGTTTCTGGTCAAATAGATTTACGACCAACAATTTTACATTTACTGGGTATTGAAACATCAAAAGATATGCAGCTTGGTGCAGATTTATTCTCACCAGAGCATGAAGATTTCGTTATTTTCCGTGATGGACGATTCATTACAGATAAATATGTTTATGCTGGTGAAGCATGCTATGACAAAGCAACAGGTGAACAAATTGATGTAGCGCCTTGCCAACCATATGCAGATCGTGCAACAACCGAATTGGAAAACTCCGATGCTATCATCAATGGGGACTTGCTCCGATTCTATGATGAAAAAACAGGTAATTTAAAACAAAATGCAGTGAAGTAA
- a CDS encoding TlpA family protein disulfide reductase produces the protein MKRKNIFIVISLLVVLSLIGITVKNQLFKEESPKLIVDQQSGSKSINFNTSLTRLDESTTTLHDYKGKILVINFWASWCGPCQEEAPDLNTFYEQKPANVELLAINATSNDSRENAIKFQQLYDLKFPIFLDNDRSLGKSFEVLAYPTTFIIDTEGVLKHTIKGQLTHEHLQQLISNL, from the coding sequence ATGAAACGGAAAAACATTTTTATCGTTATTTCATTATTAGTAGTCTTATCTCTAATAGGCATTACAGTGAAGAACCAGTTATTTAAAGAGGAATCACCAAAATTGATTGTAGATCAACAAAGCGGTTCTAAGTCGATTAACTTTAATACGTCATTAACTCGTTTAGATGAATCAACGACGACACTCCATGATTATAAAGGTAAAATTCTTGTTATTAATTTTTGGGCATCTTGGTGTGGACCTTGTCAGGAAGAAGCGCCAGACCTCAATACTTTTTATGAGCAGAAGCCTGCTAATGTTGAGTTATTAGCGATTAATGCCACTTCTAATGATAGTCGTGAAAATGCTATTAAATTTCAGCAATTATATGATTTGAAGTTCCCTATTTTTTTAGATAACGATCGATCACTTGGTAAATCTTTTGAAGTTTTGGCCTACCCTACAACCTTTATTATTGATACGGAAGGTGTTTTAAAGCATACAATTAAAGGGCAACTGACACATGAACACTTACAACAATTAATATCGAATCTTTAA
- a CDS encoding DUF2759 domain-containing protein, protein MNLLMVIFGLVAIFAVVGTFQAIKEKNLLSIVFNLASAGVFGWFVIMTIIHSGYPPTLH, encoded by the coding sequence ATGAACTTATTAATGGTTATTTTTGGTCTAGTAGCGATTTTTGCTGTCGTTGGTACATTCCAAGCAATTAAAGAAAAGAACTTACTAAGTATTGTTTTCAACTTAGCGAGTGCTGGAGTATTCGGCTGGTTCGTCATTATGACAATCATTCATAGCGGATATCCACCAACGTTACACTAA